One genomic region from Prochlorococcus marinus CUG1433 encodes:
- the acs gene encoding acetate--CoA ligase, whose translation MSLDKKNSINNILEEKRIFPPSKKFAENSNICSQEELLSLKKQASDNPIQFWESFAKSELDWFEPFQTVLDNENAPFFEWFKEGKLNITYNCLDRHIKRGLGGKTALIWEGEPGDSKKYTYEELLKEVCKAANALKAIGVKKGDLVCIYMPMIPEAMFAMLACARIGAPHSVVFGGFSSEALKDRLIDGNARFVVTADGGFRKDKVIELKKAVDAAIESGADKVVEKVVVVQRTKKNISMVDDRDLWWHELLKDQKDHCEPEVMNSEDRLFILYTSGSTGKPKGVVHTTGGYNLWSHLTFKWIFDLKDDDIYWCTADVGWITGHSYIVYGPLSNGATTLMYEGVPRPSNLGAFWEIVQKYKVSIFYTAPTAIRAFMKSGREIPDKYNLESLRLLGTVGEPINPEAWMWYKDVIGKNKCPIVDTWWQTETGGVMISPLPGVVATKPGSATFPLPGIEVEIVDKNGNKVKENEGGYLIIKKPWPGMMRTIHGNSERYLESYWEYISFKGEKNVYFAGDGARIDEDGYIWIMGRVDDVISVSGHRLGTMEIESALVSHKSVAESAVVGKKDDLKGEVIVAFVSLEKDVKGSSELVENLKKHVVNEIGIIAKPEKIIISDSLPKTRSGKIMRRILRSLAAGEKISGDISTLEDSSVLEKLKELS comes from the coding sequence ATGTCATTAGATAAAAAAAATTCAATCAATAACATCCTTGAAGAAAAAAGAATTTTCCCTCCATCAAAAAAATTTGCAGAAAACTCAAATATTTGTTCTCAAGAAGAATTACTAAGTCTAAAAAAACAAGCATCAGATAATCCTATTCAATTTTGGGAATCTTTTGCAAAATCTGAATTAGATTGGTTTGAGCCATTTCAAACTGTATTAGATAACGAAAATGCGCCCTTTTTCGAATGGTTCAAAGAAGGGAAACTCAATATTACATATAACTGCTTAGATAGACACATTAAGAGAGGGCTTGGAGGTAAGACTGCACTTATATGGGAAGGCGAACCCGGAGATAGCAAAAAATATACTTACGAAGAACTTCTAAAAGAGGTATGTAAAGCAGCTAATGCATTAAAAGCAATTGGTGTAAAAAAAGGAGATTTGGTATGTATTTATATGCCGATGATTCCAGAAGCGATGTTTGCGATGTTAGCTTGTGCAAGAATTGGCGCGCCTCATTCAGTTGTCTTTGGAGGATTTTCTTCAGAAGCTTTAAAAGATAGGTTAATTGATGGAAACGCCAGATTTGTTGTTACTGCTGATGGTGGCTTTAGAAAAGATAAGGTAATTGAACTCAAGAAAGCAGTTGATGCGGCCATTGAAAGTGGGGCAGATAAAGTCGTTGAAAAAGTAGTTGTTGTTCAACGAACCAAAAAAAATATTTCGATGGTTGATGATAGAGATTTATGGTGGCACGAATTATTAAAAGATCAAAAAGATCATTGTGAACCAGAAGTCATGAATAGCGAGGATAGACTTTTTATTCTCTATACTTCAGGCTCTACTGGTAAGCCCAAAGGTGTAGTGCACACAACAGGTGGTTACAATCTTTGGTCGCATTTAACATTTAAATGGATTTTTGATTTGAAAGATGACGACATTTACTGGTGTACTGCTGATGTTGGTTGGATTACAGGCCATAGTTATATAGTTTATGGGCCTTTATCTAATGGTGCTACAACCTTGATGTATGAGGGAGTGCCAAGACCCTCAAATTTAGGGGCTTTTTGGGAAATTGTTCAAAAATATAAGGTCTCTATTTTTTATACTGCACCAACTGCAATAAGAGCATTTATGAAGTCTGGACGAGAAATCCCTGATAAATACAATCTTGAGAGTCTTAGACTCTTGGGCACAGTTGGAGAACCAATTAATCCTGAAGCATGGATGTGGTACAAAGATGTTATTGGTAAAAATAAATGTCCTATTGTTGATACTTGGTGGCAAACTGAGACTGGTGGTGTGATGATAAGTCCATTGCCGGGAGTCGTTGCTACAAAACCAGGTTCAGCTACTTTCCCTCTGCCAGGAATTGAAGTTGAAATCGTCGATAAGAATGGAAATAAGGTTAAAGAGAATGAGGGTGGCTATTTAATTATTAAGAAACCATGGCCAGGAATGATGAGAACAATTCACGGAAACTCAGAGAGATATTTGGAGAGTTATTGGGAATATATATCTTTTAAAGGAGAAAAAAATGTTTATTTTGCTGGAGATGGAGCACGTATTGATGAAGATGGATATATATGGATTATGGGAAGAGTTGATGATGTCATAAGTGTTTCAGGACATCGGTTAGGAACAATGGAAATAGAATCTGCTTTGGTAAGTCATAAATCAGTTGCAGAGTCTGCAGTCGTTGGCAAAAAAGATGATTTAAAAGGTGAAGTTATAGTTGCTTTTGTATCTCTTGAGAAAGACGTGAAAGGTTCTTCAGAATTAGTAGAGAATCTAAAGAAACATGTTGTTAATGAAATTGGAATTATCGCAAAACCTGAAAAAATTATAATTTCTGACTCTCTTCCTAAAACACGTAGTGGAAAAATTATGAGGAGAATTTTGAGATCTTTGGCTGCTGGAGAAAAAATTAGTGGAGATATAAGCACTCTCGAAGATAGTTCCGTTTTAGAAAAATTAAAAGAATTATCCTAA
- a CDS encoding 2-phosphosulfolactate phosphatase family protein produces MNLTYYHVAKDVPENSPDIAVVIDVLRATTTISWALKNGADSIQVFADLDLLKESAIKWQAEKRLMLGERGGKKIEGFDLGNSPLSVTKKVVNGKRLFMSTTNGTKSLQKVQNVKHLFAMGLPNRKAVAEKIISLKSENVLILGSGWEGSYSLEDSLAAGALASYLKQNCDFEINIMNDELQSALALWDVWKNDILKCLKTATHGKRLTSLGDYEDDFKCCSELDCLDIVPAQVERGVIRAS; encoded by the coding sequence ATTAATCTTACTTATTATCACGTTGCAAAGGATGTTCCTGAAAATAGTCCTGACATTGCAGTGGTCATTGATGTTTTAAGAGCTACAACCACAATTTCTTGGGCTTTAAAAAATGGAGCTGATTCAATACAAGTTTTTGCAGATTTAGATTTATTAAAAGAATCTGCAATTAAGTGGCAAGCTGAAAAAAGACTAATGCTTGGAGAGAGAGGCGGTAAGAAGATTGAGGGCTTTGATCTGGGAAATTCTCCTTTATCAGTTACAAAAAAAGTTGTTAATGGTAAAAGACTATTTATGAGTACGACTAATGGGACTAAATCATTGCAAAAAGTTCAAAATGTTAAGCATTTATTTGCTATGGGTCTACCAAACAGAAAAGCAGTTGCCGAAAAAATCATTTCATTAAAAAGTGAAAATGTTTTAATACTTGGTAGTGGTTGGGAAGGTTCTTATTCACTCGAGGATTCTTTAGCTGCTGGTGCTTTGGCTTCATACCTAAAACAGAACTGTGATTTTGAAATTAATATTATGAATGACGAATTACAATCTGCTTTGGCACTTTGGGATGTCTGGAAAAATGATATTTTGAAATGTTTAAAAACAGCAACCCATGGCAAAAGATTGACAAGTCTTGGAGATTATGAGGATGATTTTAAATGTTGCTCTGAACTTGATTGCTTAGATATTGTTCCAGCTCAAGTTGAAAGAGGTGTGATTCGTGCCTCATGA
- the murI gene encoding glutamate racemase, whose translation MKLKIGIFDSGIGGFTILNSLLKTRKDVEVFYLADTKRIPFGNKNSKEIRLIAKEICTFFVDKNLDALLVACNTTNACALDILEDKLKVPCFDLINSVSEVVDKQIIGVLATQTTVRSSYYKKAINAKKENTIIFQQECPEFVSEIEKEKLNLDKLNSLSDLYLRPLINKNIEELILGCSHYPLIYDFLRKKLDSNIKIIDPSVALIKKFNESFNIPETDLYECISLENVKFFVTSERDDFSNKVKFWLGINKEIRLVNLRSNV comes from the coding sequence GTGAAACTTAAAATAGGTATTTTTGATAGCGGAATAGGTGGTTTTACTATTCTTAATTCTTTACTAAAAACTCGTAAAGATGTAGAAGTTTTTTATTTGGCGGATACAAAAAGAATACCTTTTGGGAACAAAAATTCTAAAGAGATTAGATTAATTGCAAAGGAGATTTGTACTTTTTTTGTTGATAAGAATTTAGATGCACTTTTAGTTGCTTGTAACACTACAAATGCGTGTGCGCTTGATATTCTGGAAGATAAGCTAAAGGTCCCTTGTTTTGATCTTATAAACTCAGTTTCGGAAGTAGTTGATAAACAAATAATTGGTGTCCTGGCAACACAAACAACTGTCCGATCATCGTATTACAAGAAAGCTATAAATGCTAAAAAAGAGAATACGATAATATTTCAGCAAGAATGTCCAGAATTTGTATCAGAAATTGAAAAAGAAAAATTAAATCTTGATAAGTTAAATAGCCTATCAGACTTATACTTAAGACCACTAATAAACAAAAATATTGAAGAATTAATACTTGGATGTAGTCATTATCCTTTAATTTATGACTTTTTAAGAAAAAAATTAGATTCAAATATAAAAATTATTGATCCATCAGTAGCATTAATAAAAAAATTTAATGAATCTTTTAATATTCCAGAAACCGACCTCTATGAGTGTATTTCTTTGGAAAATGTAAAATTTTTTGTTACTTCAGAAAGAGATGATTTTTCAAATAAAGTAAAATTTTGGCTTGGAATTAATAAAGAAATTAGGTTGGTTAACCTCCGAAGTAATGTTTGA
- a CDS encoding SAM-dependent methyltransferase, translating into MSEFIEVLTKDGSYSLRSVFFQENFHSSFGALEETRLKFTSPSDLQRFKGESLNVLDICFGLGYNSASLFDELIKQKSFLNWYALEIDKKPLEYSLRNKSFLRLWTPKVKKIFESVYQTNYFEDQFFKCSLLWGDAREKINIIPSDIKFDLIYLDGFSPQKCPQVWTLEFLSKVTEKLNPQGYLITYSSSAAVRKTLRNFGLEIFTINPSINDRTFWSQGTVAISKFDSNKLEPNFNCKKLSKLSQMEEEHLLTKASIPYRDQDLNSSKEDIIKKRLDEQLLSNLESTSKWREKWGMTKSSPKS; encoded by the coding sequence TTGTCTGAATTCATAGAAGTTTTAACAAAAGATGGGAGTTACTCTTTAAGAAGTGTATTTTTTCAAGAGAATTTCCATAGCTCATTTGGAGCATTGGAGGAAACAAGATTAAAGTTTACATCTCCTTCTGATTTACAAAGATTTAAGGGGGAATCTCTAAATGTACTCGACATATGTTTTGGTTTGGGGTATAACTCCGCCTCTTTATTTGATGAATTAATTAAACAAAAATCGTTCTTAAATTGGTACGCTTTGGAGATTGATAAAAAGCCACTTGAATATTCGCTCCGAAATAAATCTTTCCTGAGATTATGGACTCCAAAAGTCAAAAAAATATTTGAATCCGTATATCAAACAAATTACTTTGAGGATCAATTCTTTAAATGTAGTCTTTTGTGGGGTGATGCTAGAGAAAAAATTAATATTATTCCTTCAGATATTAAATTTGATCTAATTTATTTGGATGGTTTTTCTCCTCAAAAATGTCCACAAGTTTGGACACTTGAATTTTTATCTAAAGTAACTGAAAAGCTTAATCCTCAAGGTTATTTAATAACTTATTCTTCTTCAGCGGCAGTAAGAAAGACATTGAGAAACTTTGGATTAGAAATTTTTACTATTAACCCAAGTATTAATGACAGAACTTTTTGGAGTCAGGGAACTGTTGCAATATCAAAATTTGATAGTAATAAATTAGAACCCAATTTCAATTGTAAAAAGTTATCTAAGTTATCCCAAATGGAAGAGGAACATCTTTTAACTAAAGCTAGTATTCCCTATAGAGATCAAGATTTAAACTCAAGTAAAGAGGATATAATTAAGAAAAGATTAGATGAGCAATTATTGTCAAATTTAGAATCTACGAGTAAATGGAGAGAAAAGTGGGGAATGACGAAGTCGTCCCCTAAGAGTTAG
- the glmU gene encoding bifunctional UDP-N-acetylglucosamine diphosphorylase/glucosamine-1-phosphate N-acetyltransferase GlmU: MLSVAILAAGKGTRMESSLPKVLHKISGKSLLQRVIDSCVELNPDQIFVITGHKSKEVQKSIPNDEKIHFVVQDPQSGTGHAIQVLCREIKKHEGKLLVLNGDVPLIKSTTLKKLVNLHDSKNSDVTLITTKKKNPHGYGRVFLKGDYIERIVEEKDCNDLERENPLINAGVYCFSWSNLSEIINTLQSNNNQKEIYLTDTISLLKNSLSLKVEDNGELQGINNRIQLSDCEEYIQNSIKEKHMLNGVTFINKASCSISEEAEIDKDVIIEANTHIRGYTKINSNCIIGPNTFIENSNVGLNCKISNSTVYASQIMDNITIGPYSHIRPNSKISSFSKIGNFVEIKNSQLEEESKVNHLSYIGDSIIGRSTNIGAGTITANFDGEKKHQTIIGKNSSIGANTVFVAPINLGESVTTGAGSVITKDSKDNSLAISRTKQVNIENWERKKE; the protein is encoded by the coding sequence ATGTTAAGTGTTGCGATATTGGCGGCAGGCAAGGGTACTAGAATGGAAAGCTCATTGCCAAAGGTTTTACATAAAATTTCTGGCAAAAGTCTTTTGCAGAGGGTAATTGATTCATGTGTTGAATTAAACCCTGATCAAATTTTCGTAATTACTGGACACAAATCAAAAGAAGTACAAAAATCAATCCCAAATGATGAAAAAATCCATTTTGTTGTTCAAGATCCTCAATCAGGAACCGGTCACGCCATCCAAGTGCTTTGCAGAGAAATAAAAAAACATGAAGGAAAACTTTTGGTGCTAAACGGAGATGTGCCACTCATAAAGTCCACAACTTTAAAAAAACTCGTCAATTTACACGATTCAAAAAACTCTGATGTTACTTTAATTACCACTAAGAAGAAAAATCCTCATGGGTATGGCAGAGTTTTTTTGAAGGGAGATTATATAGAGCGAATTGTTGAAGAAAAAGATTGCAATGATCTAGAAAGAGAAAATCCATTAATAAATGCAGGTGTTTACTGTTTTAGCTGGAGCAACTTGTCAGAAATAATTAATACCTTGCAAAGCAATAATAATCAAAAAGAGATTTACTTAACAGATACAATCTCTTTGCTAAAAAATTCCTTAAGTCTCAAGGTAGAGGATAATGGAGAGCTTCAAGGAATTAATAACAGAATTCAACTATCAGATTGCGAGGAATATATTCAGAATTCAATTAAAGAAAAACATATGCTTAATGGTGTAACTTTTATAAATAAAGCAAGTTGTTCAATTAGTGAAGAAGCTGAAATTGATAAGGATGTAATCATAGAGGCTAATACACATATAAGAGGATATACAAAAATAAATAGTAATTGCATTATTGGACCAAATACTTTTATTGAGAATTCTAATGTGGGATTAAATTGTAAAATTTCAAACTCTACTGTTTATGCTTCTCAGATAATGGATAATATAACAATTGGTCCTTACAGTCATATAAGACCTAATTCCAAAATATCTTCCTTTAGCAAAATAGGTAATTTTGTTGAAATAAAAAATAGCCAATTAGAGGAAGAATCTAAAGTAAACCATTTAAGTTACATTGGCGATTCTATTATTGGAAGATCTACAAATATTGGAGCAGGCACTATTACTGCAAATTTTGATGGGGAGAAAAAACATCAAACAATAATTGGTAAAAATTCCAGTATTGGGGCAAATACAGTTTTTGTAGCGCCAATAAATCTCGGGGAATCAGTTACAACTGGAGCTGGTTCAGTCATCACAAAAGACTCTAAAGATAATTCATTAGCCATCTCAAGAACTAAGCAAGTAAATATAGAAAATTGGGAAAGAAAGAAAGAATGA
- the aroA gene encoding 3-phosphoshikimate 1-carboxyvinyltransferase yields the protein MKMNNIRTIKGGVNLKGKVKVPGDKSISHRALIIGSIAKGKTTIEGFLHSEDPLSTADCLRKLGVNIPEIKKNEPFTISGLGLDGLKEPTEILNCGNSGTTMRLLMGLLASQEGKNFILTGDASLNERPMRRVGKPLSLMGGKIYGRERGNKAPISIDGKKLKGCVIGTPVASAQVKSAILLAGLNASGTTSVIEPASSRDHTERMLRAFGADISIRGELGRNVVVKSGSNLIGQRILIPGDISSASFWMIAASIVPNSEVLIQNVGLNPTRTGILNVMDSMGCNYEILDKSTIAGEPIGSIKVKTSNNLRSFTIEGDILPKLIDEIPILTVAACFCNGVSEIKDAQELRVKETDRLKVMARQLKRFGAEITEKDDGLIINGQSKFHSGEVDSETDHRVAMSLAIASLLAKGTSKIKRADASSVSYPAFWEDLAKLIN from the coding sequence TTGAAAATGAATAATATCCGCACAATAAAAGGTGGAGTTAATTTAAAAGGAAAAGTTAAAGTACCTGGAGATAAATCTATTTCTCATAGAGCTCTAATAATAGGAAGTATTGCTAAGGGTAAGACGACTATTGAGGGGTTCTTACATTCCGAAGATCCACTTTCAACTGCTGATTGTCTAAGAAAATTAGGTGTAAATATACCAGAAATAAAAAAAAATGAGCCTTTTACGATTTCAGGATTAGGTCTTGATGGTTTAAAAGAACCAACAGAAATTCTCAATTGTGGAAATTCTGGAACCACTATGAGGTTATTAATGGGTTTATTAGCCTCACAAGAAGGAAAGAATTTCATCTTAACTGGGGACGCTTCTCTTAACGAAAGACCAATGAGAAGAGTGGGCAAACCTTTATCTTTGATGGGTGGCAAAATTTATGGAAGGGAAAGGGGTAACAAAGCTCCAATCTCAATTGATGGGAAAAAACTTAAAGGATGTGTTATTGGCACTCCAGTTGCAAGTGCTCAAGTAAAATCTGCAATATTATTGGCAGGCCTCAATGCTTCTGGAACTACTTCTGTAATTGAACCAGCATCTTCAAGAGATCACACTGAAAGAATGCTAAGAGCATTTGGAGCAGACATCAGTATCAGAGGAGAATTAGGAAGGAATGTAGTTGTCAAGTCAGGTAGCAACTTAATTGGTCAGAGAATATTGATTCCTGGAGACATAAGCTCTGCTTCTTTTTGGATGATTGCTGCATCTATTGTTCCAAATTCAGAGGTTTTAATTCAGAATGTCGGATTAAATCCCACTAGAACAGGGATTTTAAATGTAATGGATTCAATGGGGTGCAATTATGAGATCCTAGATAAATCAACTATTGCAGGTGAACCTATTGGATCAATTAAAGTAAAGACTTCAAATAATTTAAGATCATTCACTATTGAAGGAGATATTCTCCCAAAACTTATAGATGAAATTCCTATTCTTACTGTGGCTGCCTGTTTTTGTAATGGAGTTTCCGAAATTAAGGATGCACAGGAATTAAGAGTTAAGGAAACAGATCGATTAAAAGTCATGGCAAGACAGTTGAAAAGATTCGGTGCCGAAATAACAGAAAAAGACGATGGATTAATAATAAATGGTCAATCAAAATTTCATTCTGGAGAGGTAGACAGTGAGACGGATCATAGAGTGGCAATGAGTCTTGCTATTGCTTCACTTCTCGCTAAAGGTACCTCAAAAATAAAAAGAGCAGATGCATCTAGCGTCTCTTATCCTGCTTTTTGGGAAGACCTTGCCAAACTAATTAATTAA
- a CDS encoding carbon-nitrogen hydrolase family protein, whose protein sequence is MTDFLVAALQITSTSNVEENFTEAEEQIELAARRGAELIGLPENFAFLGGDDEKLRLASELSEKCTNFLKTMSQRYQVFLLGGGYPVPAGDDSHTFNRSALFGKDGQILAKYDKIHLFDVDLPDGNLYKESSTILSGAEYPPVVDVPGLCKIGLSICYDVRFPELYRYLSSNGAELIMIPAAFTAFTGKDHWQILLQARAIENTAYVVAPAQTGIHYGRRQSHGHAMVIDPWGTVLSDAGKTQGAAIAPADKERVKKIREQMPSLKHRKNKLFSN, encoded by the coding sequence TTGACTGATTTTTTGGTAGCTGCATTGCAAATTACGAGTACTTCAAATGTTGAAGAAAATTTTACTGAAGCAGAAGAACAGATTGAATTAGCTGCTAGAAGAGGTGCTGAGTTAATAGGATTGCCTGAGAATTTTGCTTTTTTAGGAGGAGACGATGAAAAACTTAGATTAGCTTCTGAATTGTCAGAGAAGTGTACAAATTTTCTAAAAACTATGTCACAAAGATATCAAGTATTTCTTTTAGGAGGAGGGTATCCTGTCCCTGCTGGTGATGATAGTCATACTTTTAATAGGTCAGCCTTATTTGGGAAAGATGGACAGATTTTGGCAAAATACGACAAGATTCATTTGTTTGATGTTGATTTGCCAGATGGAAATCTATACAAGGAATCATCCACTATTTTATCTGGAGCAGAGTATCCACCAGTTGTAGATGTCCCAGGTTTATGCAAAATAGGATTATCGATTTGTTACGACGTTAGATTTCCTGAACTCTATAGATATTTGTCTTCCAATGGTGCTGAGCTAATTATGATTCCCGCAGCTTTTACAGCATTCACTGGAAAAGATCATTGGCAAATCCTATTACAAGCAAGAGCAATTGAGAATACAGCATATGTAGTTGCTCCAGCTCAAACTGGTATTCATTATGGAAGAAGGCAAAGTCATGGCCATGCAATGGTAATTGACCCTTGGGGTACAGTTTTATCTGATGCCGGAAAAACTCAGGGAGCTGCAATAGCACCTGCTGATAAAGAAAGAGTGAAGAAAATTAGGGAGCAGATGCCAAGCCTTAAACATAGAAAAAACAAATTGTTTTCAAACTAA
- a CDS encoding N-acetylmuramoyl-L-alanine amidase: MIKFLDNKLFRYLSVFLFLNSSILPVKSSSALAAWAINTNGVLELRTKSNTNLKAYFQKANQISGDRFWVDFPGELKNPRTIKGNGPIKEIRLGKPDKGKTRLVIEFKEETYLKPLTWEMVGLDQNRWRIKLFNSKYSFKKIGEGLVEKKRGNIKINQNVIYKKKNNYGYLKLPEVKRNKFEVVIDPGHGGPDPGAIGIGGIRETDVVLEVSKIVKNLLSEKGVKVRLTRINEVDLDLPPRVSIANNTDADIFVSIHANASRGKRRDINGLETFYYRGWRGRLLAKRIQKQILRVSPGSPDRGVKQGRFYVIKNTRMPAVLVEIGFLTGRLDARRLEKITHRKRLAYAIAKGILEYLDKVG, from the coding sequence ATGATAAAGTTTTTAGATAATAAACTTTTTCGTTATTTATCCGTTTTTTTATTTTTAAATTCTTCAATCCTTCCAGTTAAATCTTCAAGTGCTCTTGCGGCATGGGCTATAAATACTAATGGGGTTTTAGAATTAAGAACTAAATCAAATACAAATTTAAAAGCATACTTTCAGAAGGCTAACCAAATATCGGGGGATAGATTCTGGGTAGATTTTCCAGGAGAATTAAAAAATCCCAGAACGATAAAAGGTAATGGCCCAATAAAAGAAATTAGATTAGGTAAACCAGATAAGGGTAAAACAAGACTAGTAATTGAATTTAAGGAAGAGACTTATTTGAAACCTTTGACTTGGGAAATGGTTGGCTTAGATCAAAATAGATGGAGAATTAAACTATTTAACTCAAAATATTCATTTAAAAAGATTGGTGAAGGTTTAGTTGAAAAGAAAAGAGGAAATATCAAAATAAATCAAAATGTAATTTATAAGAAGAAAAACAATTATGGTTACTTGAAACTACCAGAGGTAAAACGAAACAAGTTTGAGGTTGTAATCGATCCAGGGCATGGAGGACCTGATCCAGGAGCGATAGGTATAGGTGGTATTAGAGAAACAGATGTTGTCCTAGAGGTTTCAAAAATAGTTAAAAATTTACTTTCTGAAAAAGGCGTCAAAGTAAGGTTGACTAGAATAAATGAAGTTGATTTAGATTTGCCTCCAAGAGTTTCCATTGCTAATAATACGGATGCAGATATTTTTGTAAGTATTCATGCAAATGCCTCAAGAGGTAAAAGAAGAGACATAAATGGATTGGAAACCTTTTATTACAGAGGGTGGAGAGGAAGATTACTTGCGAAAAGAATTCAAAAACAAATTTTAAGAGTTTCCCCTGGGAGCCCTGATCGAGGAGTTAAACAAGGTCGATTTTATGTAATTAAAAATACTAGGATGCCCGCAGTCCTTGTAGAAATTGGATTTTTAACGGGAAGATTAGATGCAAGAAGATTAGAGAAAATAACCCATCGAAAAAGATTAGCCTATGCAATTGCAAAAGGCATCCTCGAATATCTAGATAAAGTAGGGTGA
- the sds gene encoding solanesyl diphosphate synthase, with protein sequence MNTVTKLLQPVENDLDDLILELKNLIGAGHPILQAAAEHLFSAGGKRLRPGIVLLISRAISPEFCLTTKHKRLAEITEMIHTASLVHDDVVDEASTRRGVDTVHSRFNTRVAVLAGDFLFAQASWHLANLDNVNVVKLLSRVIMDLAEGEIKQNLNRFDSAQSFSKYINKSYCKTASLIANSCKAAGVLSGINDENLTSLYDFGKNIGLAFQVVDDILDFTGNDKQLGKPAVSDLASGYLTAPVLYALEENKQLSVLINRELAEKDDLDDALNIIMNSKAIESSRKLAEDFAMLSKEAIVWLPDSEYKRALMALPEFVLSRIF encoded by the coding sequence ATGAATACAGTAACAAAGCTACTACAACCAGTTGAAAATGATCTTGATGATCTTATTTTAGAACTGAAAAATCTAATAGGAGCTGGTCACCCAATTCTTCAAGCCGCAGCAGAACACCTTTTTAGTGCTGGTGGGAAAAGGTTGAGACCTGGAATAGTTTTATTGATTTCAAGAGCCATATCTCCTGAATTTTGCTTGACAACCAAACATAAAAGGCTTGCTGAAATAACTGAGATGATTCATACAGCCTCATTAGTCCATGATGATGTCGTTGATGAGGCGTCTACAAGAAGAGGAGTTGATACAGTTCATAGTAGATTTAATACAAGAGTAGCTGTTTTGGCGGGAGACTTTTTATTCGCTCAAGCAAGTTGGCACTTAGCAAATCTTGACAATGTAAATGTAGTTAAATTACTTAGTAGAGTAATAATGGATCTAGCAGAGGGTGAAATCAAACAAAATCTAAATAGATTTGATTCAGCTCAATCTTTTTCCAAATACATCAATAAAAGTTATTGTAAAACAGCATCACTAATAGCCAATAGTTGCAAAGCAGCTGGAGTTTTGAGTGGGATTAATGACGAAAACTTAACCTCGTTGTACGATTTTGGCAAAAATATTGGTTTGGCCTTCCAAGTTGTAGATGACATTCTTGACTTTACTGGAAATGATAAACAACTTGGAAAACCTGCTGTAAGTGATCTTGCTAGTGGTTATCTTACCGCCCCAGTTTTATATGCCTTAGAAGAAAATAAACAATTATCAGTTCTTATTAACAGAGAACTTGCTGAAAAAGATGATTTAGATGATGCACTTAATATCATCATGAACTCTAAAGCTATTGAAAGTTCAAGGAAACTAGCTGAGGATTTTGCAATGCTTTCTAAAGAAGCTATAGTCTGGCTTCCTGATTCAGAATATAAAAGAGCTTTAATGGCTCTTCCAGAATTTGTCTTAAGCCGTATTTTTTAG